The following are encoded in a window of Saccharothrix longispora genomic DNA:
- a CDS encoding DUF3040 domain-containing protein — MLSEREQDTLLEIQRRLTADDPDFERSFRALDEVTPAVGPTRPRISSVIIALAAGFAVLVLLAGSPVGALPYAAIAVLVRVVRDLPDTTARHERRE, encoded by the coding sequence GTGCTCAGCGAGCGCGAACAGGACACGCTGCTCGAAATCCAACGTCGGCTGACCGCCGACGACCCCGACTTCGAGCGGTCCTTCCGGGCACTCGACGAGGTCACCCCGGCGGTCGGGCCGACGCGTCCCCGGATCAGCTCCGTGATCATCGCCCTGGCGGCGGGCTTCGCCGTTCTCGTGCTGCTGGCCGGGTCGCCGGTGGGCGCGCTGCCCTACGCCGCCATCGCGGTGCTGGTCCGGGTGGTCCGCGACCTACCCGACACCACCGCCCGGCACGAGCGCCGCGAGTGA
- a CDS encoding TNT domain-containing protein, with translation MRRFTTVLSAVLLAAALASAPPAHAAPADPTECSAGLYHDDRRLGPERLPVLGEVGRQLVGYSRTGSLGEEQFLSTYYDDAAGSWRYPPQDGYEVDPSGEPITWREPLAEGELVDRYGSEYGAFLAPRGLRYTSRSIPPQNLVGVPAEDCNYHVYRVIADFEVDAGPIAPWFGQAGGGVQYQLRGALVPGAPERLNVLWLLDNGYLQRLR, from the coding sequence GTGCGCAGGTTCACCACCGTCCTGTCGGCAGTCCTGTTGGCGGCGGCCCTGGCGTCCGCCCCTCCCGCCCACGCGGCGCCGGCCGATCCCACCGAGTGCTCCGCCGGGCTGTACCACGACGACCGCAGGCTCGGGCCCGAGCGGCTGCCCGTGTTGGGCGAGGTCGGTCGGCAGCTGGTCGGCTACAGCCGCACCGGGTCCCTCGGCGAGGAGCAGTTCCTGTCGACCTACTACGACGACGCGGCGGGGTCGTGGCGTTACCCGCCGCAGGACGGGTACGAAGTGGACCCGTCCGGCGAGCCGATCACGTGGCGGGAGCCGTTGGCGGAGGGTGAGCTGGTCGACCGCTACGGCAGCGAGTACGGTGCCTTCCTCGCTCCTCGGGGGCTGCGCTACACCAGCCGCTCGATCCCGCCGCAGAACCTCGTCGGCGTCCCGGCGGAGGACTGCAACTACCACGTCTACCGCGTCATCGCGGACTTCGAGGTCGACGCGGGTCCCATCGCGCCGTGGTTCGGCCAGGCCGGTGGCGGTGTGCAGTACCAGTTGCGGGGAGCGCTCGTGCCGGGCGCGCCGGAGCGGTTGAACGTGCTGTGGTTGCTGGACAACGGCTACCTGCAACGCCTGCGCTGA
- a CDS encoding TraR/DksA family transcriptional regulator yields the protein MTGVERGGASGGRLSDHLPGLRAELERQRRFRLEQLAGLARSSTAPAGDAARREVALAVADAARQALLDVDIALALVETGDYGRCRGCREDIPLRLLRAIPTTRWCLGCRQLLIPVDDLDPGAIPQHELAAYAASRTPRARHPRHVRGTAAGRRHHGTRRTVAAG from the coding sequence ATGACAGGTGTGGAACGCGGCGGCGCGTCGGGGGGCCGCCTCTCCGATCACCTGCCCGGGTTGCGGGCCGAACTGGAGCGGCAGCGCCGGTTTCGGCTCGAACAGCTGGCCGGACTCGCCCGGTCGTCCACGGCCCCGGCCGGCGACGCGGCACGTCGCGAGGTCGCCCTCGCGGTGGCCGACGCGGCCCGCCAGGCGCTGCTGGACGTCGACATCGCGCTCGCGCTCGTGGAGACCGGCGACTACGGCCGCTGCCGCGGTTGTCGGGAGGACATCCCGCTCCGCCTGCTGCGCGCCATCCCCACCACGCGGTGGTGCCTCGGTTGCCGGCAGCTCCTCATCCCCGTCGACGACCTCGACCCCGGTGCGATCCCGCAGCACGAACTGGCGGCGTACGCGGCCTCCCGGACACCGCGCGCCCGGCATCCGCGACACGTTCGCGGCACCGCCGCCGGGCGTCGGCACCACGGCACCCGCCGCACCGTCGCCGCGGGCTGA
- a CDS encoding helix-turn-helix transcriptional regulator yields MSSGHPYARELGDFLRARRGRLSPHEVGLEPGGRRRVSGLRREELALLAGLSTDYYQRIEQGREVRPSDDVLEAIAGALGLDGEECRHLFALARAARRPLPGRVDRAPERVPESTRRLLRVVDTPAVVLGRHLDVLDWNPMAEALLGDPGDRSPDRLNMLLLLFDDAVTGERSCPDWERQALDYIGMMRAAVATDPTHPRAAAVVGELSIRSAEFRRLWARHDVRESVSGTKTFRVPEVGDVVLDWDTYPLPGNPGPVMLVFTAEPGSADADRLELLASLRATRSAFVEGRSAGS; encoded by the coding sequence ATGAGCAGTGGTCACCCGTACGCCCGTGAGCTCGGTGATTTCCTCCGCGCCCGGCGCGGTCGGCTGAGTCCGCACGAGGTCGGTCTGGAGCCGGGTGGGCGGCGCAGGGTCAGTGGGTTGCGGCGGGAGGAGTTGGCGCTGCTGGCCGGGTTGAGCACCGACTACTACCAGCGGATCGAGCAGGGTCGGGAGGTGCGCCCGTCGGATGACGTCCTGGAGGCGATCGCCGGCGCGCTGGGGCTCGACGGGGAGGAGTGCCGGCACCTGTTCGCGTTGGCCCGTGCCGCTCGTCGTCCGCTGCCCGGCCGGGTGGACCGCGCTCCGGAGCGGGTGCCGGAGAGCACGCGTCGGTTGTTGCGGGTCGTGGACACCCCGGCGGTCGTGCTGGGCAGGCACCTCGACGTGCTCGACTGGAACCCGATGGCGGAGGCGTTGCTCGGTGATCCGGGCGACCGCTCGCCCGACCGGCTCAACATGCTGTTGCTGTTGTTCGACGACGCGGTGACCGGGGAGCGGAGCTGTCCGGACTGGGAGCGGCAGGCGTTGGACTACATCGGCATGATGCGCGCCGCCGTGGCCACCGATCCCACCCATCCCCGGGCCGCGGCGGTCGTGGGCGAGTTGAGCATCCGCAGTGCGGAGTTCCGGCGGCTGTGGGCGCGGCACGACGTGCGCGAGTCGGTCAGCGGCACCAAGACCTTCCGGGTGCCGGAGGTGGGGGACGTGGTCCTGGACTGGGACACCTACCCGCTGCCCGGCAACCCCGGTCCGGTGATGTTGGTGTTCACGGCCGAGCCGGGCAGTGCCGACGCGGACCGGCTGGAGCTGCTGGCGTCGTTGCGCGCGACCCGTTCGGCGTTCGTCGAGGGGCGTTCGGCGGGGTCGTGA
- a CDS encoding TerC family protein — MDVPQVVWWLTIAGIVGLLLFDFLVHVRKAHVPTLREAAVWSTLYVGIALLFGVAVFVFGGSAMGTEYFAGYVTEKALSVDNLFVFLIIMSSFKVPRADQQKVLLFGIVFSLIARTGFILLGAALIDMFAWVFYVFGLILLLTAGNLLKPSGEDSRSADNVVIRLARKLVRTTDTYDGDKLFTTVGGKRAMTPMLLVMIAIGGTDILFALDSIPAIFGLTQNVYLVFTATAFSLLGLRQLYFLIDGLLNRLVYLAYGLAVILGFIGVKLVLHALHENNVPFINDGQPVDVVEISTPLSLSVIIGVLVVTVVASMTSPWGRAQNVIASARRHAVEYLDIEVDPARRAEVFAALLAEEATLKQLPERYRARIREEEKLMTLLKRAHDAHAGT; from the coding sequence GTGGATGTGCCCCAAGTCGTCTGGTGGCTCACGATCGCCGGGATCGTCGGCCTGCTGTTGTTCGACTTCCTGGTCCACGTGCGCAAGGCGCACGTGCCCACCCTGCGCGAGGCGGCGGTGTGGTCGACCCTCTACGTGGGGATCGCCCTGCTCTTCGGCGTCGCCGTGTTCGTCTTCGGCGGCTCGGCGATGGGGACGGAGTACTTCGCCGGGTACGTGACGGAGAAGGCGTTGTCGGTGGACAACCTCTTCGTCTTCCTGATCATCATGTCGAGCTTCAAGGTGCCGCGTGCCGATCAGCAGAAGGTCCTGCTGTTCGGGATCGTCTTCTCCCTGATCGCCCGCACCGGGTTCATCCTGCTCGGGGCCGCCCTGATCGACATGTTCGCCTGGGTCTTCTACGTCTTCGGCCTGATCCTGCTGCTCACCGCCGGCAACCTGCTCAAGCCGTCGGGCGAGGACAGCCGCTCGGCGGACAACGTCGTGATCCGGCTCGCCCGGAAGCTGGTGCGCACCACCGACACCTACGACGGCGACAAGCTGTTCACCACCGTGGGCGGCAAGCGGGCCATGACGCCGATGCTGCTGGTCATGATCGCCATCGGCGGCACGGACATCCTGTTCGCCCTGGACTCCATCCCGGCGATCTTCGGGCTCACGCAGAACGTCTACCTCGTGTTCACCGCCACCGCGTTCTCGCTGCTGGGGCTGCGCCAGCTGTACTTCCTCATCGACGGGCTGCTCAACCGGCTCGTCTACCTCGCCTACGGGCTGGCCGTGATCCTCGGGTTCATCGGCGTGAAGCTCGTCCTGCACGCCCTGCACGAGAACAACGTGCCCTTCATCAACGACGGGCAGCCGGTCGACGTGGTCGAGATCAGCACCCCGCTGTCCCTGAGCGTGATCATCGGCGTCCTCGTGGTCACCGTGGTCGCGTCCATGACCAGCCCGTGGGGCCGGGCGCAGAACGTGATCGCCTCCGCCCGGCGCCACGCCGTCGAGTACCTCGACATCGAGGTGGACCCCGCGCGCCGCGCCGAGGTCTTCGCCGCGCTGCTCGCCGAGGAGGCCACGCTCAAGCAGCTCCCCGAGAGGTACCGGGCCCGCATCCGGGAAGAGGAGAAGCTGATGACCCTGCTCAAGCGCGCCCACGACGCGCACGCCGGGACGTAG